Proteins from a single region of bacterium:
- a CDS encoding biotin--[acetyl-CoA-carboxylase] ligase, with translation MPMVKGLKHNTIGKKLLHFSSIDSTQDLALSFAKAGMEEGLVVWADEQTKGRGRFGRKWFSLPSKSLSFSFILRPKLTSDLIPYLSLFPATACASALEKLGVKCELKWPNDILIESRKVGGILVDVEVEDKKIVWAVVGIGINVNLELEDFPADISQSATSLKITLCKSLEVSKLLKEILKELNGKYGFCYTEVGRERIRKEWVERDFLSGKEIEVKIGEKERIRGIAEGIDERGFLKVRAGEKIVAISGGEVYLLEKTIKGG, from the coding sequence TTGCCGATGGTCAAGGGGTTGAAGCACAACACCATCGGTAAGAAACTCCTTCATTTTTCATCCATAGACTCCACTCAAGATTTAGCCCTCTCCTTCGCGAAGGCAGGGATGGAGGAAGGATTGGTCGTTTGGGCTGATGAGCAGACGAAGGGAAGGGGACGCTTCGGAAGAAAATGGTTTTCTCTTCCCTCAAAATCTTTATCTTTCTCCTTCATCTTGCGTCCTAAACTGACATCTGATTTAATCCCTTATTTATCGCTTTTCCCTGCAACTGCCTGTGCCAGTGCGTTAGAGAAACTGGGCGTGAAATGCGAGTTGAAATGGCCAAATGACATATTGATAGAGAGCAGGAAAGTCGGAGGGATATTGGTTGATGTGGAGGTGGAGGATAAGAAGATAGTATGGGCGGTTGTGGGGATTGGCATAAATGTGAATTTGGAGCTGGAAGATTTCCCCGCCGATATCAGTCAATCCGCAACATCATTGAAAATAACTTTATGTAAAAGTTTGGAAGTTTCCAAGCTTTTAAAGGAGATTTTAAAAGAGCTAAACGGGAAATACGGCTTTTGCTACACCGAAGTGGGTAGGGAGAGAATTAGAAAGGAATGGGTGGAGAGGGATTTTCTCAGCGGGAAGGAAATTGAGGTAAAGATAGGGGAGAAGGAAAGGATAAGGGGGATTGCGGAAGGGATAGATGAGAGGGGTTTTTTGAAGGTGAGGGCGGGAGAAAAAATAGTTGCAATTTCTGGAGGTGAGGTATATCTTTTGGAAAAAACAATAAAAGGAGGTTGA
- a CDS encoding biotin transporter BioY, with product MKMLLAKTRDEDFTRRLLLSLLFALATGFGAQIRIPLPFTPVPITMQTFFVLSSGVALGAFWGSFSQILYILMGAFGFPYFSGWSAGVKTIIGPTGGYIIGFAIASYISGLLTQGELTLKRIYFAMCLSEIVILLLGALWLSISLPLSPYQTLLKGILPFLPGDIIKILAGGLFSRYLCRWSRG from the coding sequence GTGAAGATGCTATTGGCGAAGACAAGGGATGAAGATTTTACCCGAAGACTTCTCCTTTCCCTCCTGTTTGCTTTAGCAACGGGATTTGGTGCGCAAATCAGGATTCCTTTGCCCTTTACTCCCGTCCCCATAACTATGCAGACCTTCTTTGTTTTATCCTCAGGCGTCGCCCTGGGAGCTTTTTGGGGCTCTTTCTCTCAAATCCTATATATTTTAATGGGAGCCTTTGGCTTTCCCTACTTCTCAGGCTGGTCAGCGGGAGTGAAAACGATAATCGGACCTACGGGAGGCTACATAATCGGCTTCGCCATCGCAAGCTATATAAGCGGTTTGCTCACGCAAGGCGAGCTAACCCTGAAACGAATATATTTCGCTATGTGCCTCTCTGAGATAGTGATTCTCCTCTTGGGCGCCCTCTGGCTCAGCATATCCCTTCCCCTTTCACCCTATCAAACTCTTCTAAAGGGAATTCTTCCCTTCCTTCCGGGCGATATTATTAAAATCCTCGCTGGCGGTTTGTTCTCTCGTTATCTTTGCCGATGGTCAAGGGGTTGA
- the nadC gene encoding carboxylating nicotinate-nucleotide diphosphorylase, producing the protein MNPSPFPSFLIEKIARAALEEDIGWRDLTSSILEDVEAIGVISAKEEGVLCGIQVAREVFKILQEDCQFKPLLKDGDSLAKGSLIAEIRGKARTLLGGERVALNFLQHLSGIATLTRKFVEKIKGTKAKILATRKTIPLLKAFEKYAVEVGGGYSHRFALYDGILIKNNHIAIIGNIKEAIKRANEMFPYQKIEIEVRNLEEVKEAIDAGADIILLDNMSIEEIREAVKIAQGKVMLEASGGVSLDNVREIAETGVDFISIGALTHSAKAIDIHMEVKRL; encoded by the coding sequence TTGAACCCCTCCCCATTTCCCTCTTTCCTTATAGAGAAAATAGCCAGAGCAGCCTTAGAGGAGGATATAGGCTGGCGGGACTTAACATCCTCCATTTTGGAGGATGTTGAGGCGATAGGGGTTATCTCCGCAAAGGAGGAAGGCGTTCTTTGTGGAATCCAAGTGGCGAGGGAGGTCTTCAAAATCTTGCAGGAAGATTGTCAATTCAAGCCATTGCTTAAAGATGGAGACTCCCTCGCCAAGGGTTCCCTCATCGCTGAAATAAGGGGAAAGGCAAGGACTCTCTTGGGTGGGGAAAGGGTCGCCCTGAATTTCCTCCAGCATCTCTCGGGAATAGCCACTTTAACGAGGAAGTTCGTGGAGAAAATCAAGGGGACAAAAGCGAAGATTTTGGCTACGAGAAAGACAATCCCTCTTTTAAAAGCTTTTGAGAAATACGCAGTTGAGGTCGGAGGCGGCTATTCGCATCGCTTCGCCCTCTATGATGGCATCCTTATAAAAAACAATCACATAGCCATAATCGGCAATATAAAGGAAGCGATTAAGAGAGCCAATGAGATGTTTCCCTATCAAAAAATAGAGATTGAAGTAAGGAATTTGGAGGAAGTGAAGGAAGCAATTGACGCGGGTGCGGATATAATCTTGCTTGATAATATGAGTATTGAGGAAATAAGGGAGGCTGTGAAGATTGCTCAGGGGAAAGTTATGTTGGAGGCTTCGGGAGGTGTATCGCTTGATAATGTTAGGGAGATAGCGGAAACCGGTGTTGATTTCATCTCAATAGGAGCTTTAACCCATTCCGCAAAGGCAATTGATATCCATATGGAGGTGAAAAGGTTGTGA
- a CDS encoding MGMT family protein, which translates to MENRPKRKSWREKLHEERDLPKVVEVPQNMIGKWGLQPGDTLLIPSPLDVDEMMKKVPEGKVVTIDEIRQALAKKYGATICCPITTGIFVLMVARAAAEAAKNGEKEVTPYWRTLKPKGAINEKYPGGSEVQRKLLEAEGHKVIKRGYKYVVVDYDKKLAEL; encoded by the coding sequence ATGGAGAATCGTCCGAAGCGCAAATCCTGGCGAGAAAAGCTACACGAAGAGAGAGACCTTCCCAAGGTAGTTGAAGTTCCCCAGAATATGATTGGCAAGTGGGGACTTCAGCCTGGCGATACTCTCTTGATACCATCTCCTCTGGATGTTGACGAAATGATGAAGAAGGTTCCTGAAGGAAAAGTCGTCACAATTGATGAAATTCGCCAGGCGTTAGCGAAAAAGTATGGTGCCACTATCTGCTGTCCCATAACCACGGGGATTTTCGTACTTATGGTGGCGAGAGCAGCTGCGGAAGCTGCTAAAAATGGAGAGAAGGAAGTAACCCCCTATTGGCGAACATTGAAGCCCAAGGGGGCTATAAATGAGAAATATCCGGGCGGTTCGGAGGTGCAGAGGAAGCTCCTTGAAGCTGAGGGGCATAAGGTAATCAAGAGGGGTTATAAATATGTCGTTGTGGATTATGATAAAAAGCTAGCGGAGCTTTGA
- a CDS encoding pantoate--beta-alanine ligase, with amino-acid sequence MKQISREARGAGEVIGLVPTMGYFHEGHLSLMRRAREECDLVVVSLFVNPIQFGPQEDFHSYPRDEKRDAEMAEKERVDVLFIPSVSEMYPEGYSTYVEVQRLTEGLCGKFRPGHFRGVTTVVLKLFNIVNPHKAYFGEKDYQQLKVIEKMVKDLNLDVEIVPCPIVREEDGLAMSSRNSYLSEEERKSATVIYKALLEAKRLYEEGERDARELESRVREILMSEKLVRKIDYVEVVHPETLEELAMVGEDGAVLAVAVWIGKARLIDNIKLKKEV; translated from the coding sequence ATGAAGCAGATAAGCAGGGAGGCGAGAGGAGCGGGCGAGGTTATTGGTCTTGTTCCTACTATGGGTTATTTTCATGAGGGACATCTCTCCCTTATGAGAAGAGCGAGGGAGGAATGCGATTTGGTTGTCGTGAGCCTCTTCGTTAATCCAATCCAATTCGGTCCTCAGGAGGATTTTCATAGCTATCCCCGTGATGAGAAGAGGGACGCGGAGATGGCGGAAAAGGAGCGAGTGGATGTTCTCTTCATTCCCTCCGTATCCGAGATGTATCCTGAGGGCTATTCAACTTATGTTGAGGTTCAGAGGCTTACTGAGGGTCTATGCGGCAAGTTCAGACCAGGGCATTTTCGGGGCGTCACGACAGTTGTCCTCAAGCTATTCAACATCGTCAATCCCCATAAAGCTTATTTCGGGGAGAAGGATTATCAACAGTTGAAGGTCATAGAGAAGATGGTTAAAGATTTAAATCTGGATGTGGAGATAGTTCCCTGCCCAATTGTTAGGGAAGAAGACGGGCTTGCGATGAGCTCGCGCAATTCCTATCTATCCGAGGAGGAAAGAAAATCCGCCACAGTTATTTACAAAGCTCTTCTTGAAGCAAAGCGGCTTTACGAAGAGGGAGAAAGGGATGCGAGGGAATTGGAAAGCAGGGTGAGGGAAATCTTAATGAGCGAGAAATTGGTGAGAAAGATAGACTATGTGGAGGTCGTGCATCCGGAAACGCTTGAGGAGCTTGCAATGGTCGGTGAGGATGGAGCTGTTTTAGCGGTAGCTGTATGGATTGGTAAAGCGAGATTAATAGATAATATTAAACTTAAAAAGGAGGTATAG